The nucleotide sequence TTCAGAATATTCAATGCTCAATAATCCACATTGTTCTAGATTAGGTTGAACAATTCGCCATCCTCTTTTTAAATCCTCATAGAGACGATATTCAATCAAATGTTCAAACGCTCTTTCATTCTTCGTTTTCCCAAATCCAAAATCCGACGGTTGTTTAGCATAAGCTTCTTGAGATAAGCCCATTTCTTGGACAACAGTAGCGGCCAGTTGTTCATGGGTTAAGGTTCCCTTTTGTTGCAAGGCTTTATTTAACTGGAGTTTAGACTAACTTCTCCTACAATCACACCGTACAGTCTAGTCCAATGAGAGGTCTCGCTCCGCGAGTGCGGCTGCACCGCTAACTTCGAAATAAGCCAGATTGATGTTGACAAATATTAATGGAGAGAGTTGAGAAAAAAGGGAGAAAATAGAAAAAAGTTAAACATTAAATTTTTTCTCCCAGATGAATAATAACATAAAAAAACTTCAAAAATTCAGAAATGATACCTATAATCTACTAGGGTTCGCCAAAGATTCCACTTATGATTTAATGGATGCAGTTTTAACCACTAAAACTGCTTACTCATTGGCAGATTTTTCTCTTTCTCCATTATTTAGAAGACAATGGTCTTCTACTTATGAATCGTTACAAGATTGCCGTCCAAACCGTTCCAAGTTAATGAAGAGATATCTCAAAGAAATCCCTATTAATGACTCATTATATGTTACACTAGCTATAGATCATACAGCCAATCCTAGACTAGATTCTCCTACTTTGAAAGACCGAGGCTATCATCATTCACCCAAAAACTTTCAAAAAGTAACTGAAGGACATAATTATAGTACCATAGCTTGGATACCTGAAGATAGTAGAAGCTGGGCTTTACCCTTAAGACATGAAAGAATAACCAGTTTTGAAACACCAATTAGTAAAGCAACTTGGCAATTAAAACAAGTAAGAAGAAGTGTTAATTATCCAATTTTAGCTTTATTAGATAGCGAATATGGAAATGCTTCATGGGTTAATCAAACAGTAGATGTAGAAGTAGATTGTCTAATCAGAATACGCTCAAATTGCTGTTTATACGGTGCGCCTGGACAGTATAGCGGTCGAGGACGGCCAAGAAAACATGGGGATAAATTTAAGCTAAATGACAAATTAACTTGGTGGGATGCAACAGAAATAGTTGAGCTTAATGATGATAAGCTGGGTAAAATAAAAGTCAGGAAATGGTCACAGTTACATTTCCTTAAATCCTCATCGGTAAACATGACACTGATTTTAGTGGAGAGACTAGAAACTAATAAAAAAGGGTCACTTCAAAAACCATTATGGTTGGTTTTTATTGGGAAACAGAAACTAGATATACTTCCCTTAGAATTACTGTGGAAAAAGTATTTAAGACGTTTTACTGTCGACCATTGGTATCGATTTATTAAACAAAGATTACATTGGACATTACCAGCACTTAGCACACCTCATCAATGTGAAAGATGGAGTGATTTAATGCCATTAATAACTTGGCAATTATGGCTGGCTAAAGATTTAGTTGAAGAAAAATATCTCCCTTGGCAAAAACCTCAAAAAAACTTAAGTCCGGGAAGGGTTGCACAGTCAATGTTTGGACTTTTAGTAGAGATTGGAACACCAGCACGAACTCCCAAACCCCGTGGAAAATCCCCAGGATGGGAATCTGGTCAAGTAAGAACTAAAAGAACCCGTTATCCTGTCATTAAAAAACGAAAAAGTCCTGATAAAAAAGCTAAAAAGAAGAAGACTTAGACCAAATTTTTAGTTAATTTGTCCTTTTTTCAGACCCAAAACAATGTTGGGCAATTTTGCCGTAGTCTAAACTCCAGTCTAATCTATCGTTGCCCAAATTACCTTCAAGAGTATCATTTCCAGCTAGACCAAGTAGTAGGTTACTGTTACTGTTCCCTTTAATATGATTATCAAGACTGTTTCCTGTGCCATCAATTGGATCGGGGCCAATCAAAGTAAGATTTCTGGTAGAGTCAGAAAGCGTATGTGTAAAGTATGAGAAAATTTGATCAATGATTGGATTTTCATGATTTACACCTAAGCAAATATCTGCACGATCACCACTGAAGGAGAGATTAGAGATATTAAGCTCTAGTCCAAGTTCCTCAATTGTTAAGTTGAGTGACTCACTAATTTCTTGCTTTAAATCTTCCTCAAATAAAGACCAACTTTGAACAATCTCATTTCTAATTGTTTTTCTAATCTCATCACCTATCTTTCCATTGAATAAACCTAGGAATCCATTTCCATCAAATCCTATTCTGACTCTTATTTCTTCTGGCGTTGGTTGATCAATGATAATATTATTTCCATCAACGAAAATTCGATTTAGATCTATTTCGATAAACGGATAGTCACTCCCTTTTGGAGCGATTAAATTTCCGTCAGCGGCACCCTTGTCTCGGCGGTTTTTTATTTTTGCGTCATGCTTCCAACCTTTAACTTCATTACCATCAGTTTCAAATTCAATTCGTAGGGTTAACCCACCTTCTTTGGGCAGTATTTTAAAAGAATTTGAGTTAAAGTCCATAATGTAGTTTGTTCTGCGGGGACGCACACGTGGTTCAATTCCTTTAATTTGTTTTGGATTTCCATCAATTTCAATCCAACTGCCATTGGGATACCAGTGATTGATTTGATCAGGATGATCTTCTGGCAAATTGGGATTGAGATCAGGTAAATTTATGTTTGCTTGTTTTTCAAGAAACTTAACTGGATCGACATTATTCAATCGCATTTTAGGATTGCTTTGTTGAAGCTCTTCGTCAAAGAAACCAGCAACTATTGAATTTGGAATAATGATACATGAAGACATAATTTTCACCTTTTGAGTATACTTTTTGACTGAGAGATAGTGATGAAATGTTCTTTCACAATAGAGTTGCAAAAGTCGTAAAAAAGAAAGCTATAGAGAAGAATTGGTTATTGGAGGCGATCGCCTGTAGATAGTTATGAGTCGTTGCGATCGCATTTATCAGAGCAGTTTCCGTTAAATTATCGAGAATATCCGTACCAAGAACATTGAAAGCCTTAATCATGAGAAATACCTTGAATGAATAGACAAAAAAATCCTCTCCCCAAACTTTGAACATGAAGCATCAAGCATGGGATAACCAGTTATTTTGTTGAAAAATGTTACAATCCTAATAAGAACCAGAATTTATTAGGGTTGACTCTTAGTTACAAATGCAAGTTGTAATATAACTACAACCTGCTAAATGTCAGTTAAAAGGCAATCTGCGAAATAGTGAACCAAATTTCTCCAACCTGTGAGTCTCCACCACCACTAGCATATATTTGCTCTCCTTGAAATCCATTCAAATCACCAGTAATCTCACCTGTGAGCCAATTGTAGGTAAGGTGAAGGTCTTTATCACCTGAACGCCAATCAATATCAATATGGTCATCGGGATTAAATGGCCCCTTATCCTGGTCATAAAGCCGAATAGTTATGGGGACAATAGGATTTTCGGTGAATCTAATTAATTGCCAGTCAGGAGGAATATAATCATTACTGCCGACTTTAGTAGGACTACGCCATTCTGGCTGATTATCAATGGATAATACAGTGTAAAAATCAGAGTCGCCTCGACGGAGTCCTCGTCCGAGTCTTCTTTCTTTTCCTGGATCAAAATCTCCTTTTACACGGTTTACAGTAACGGTTACCCAAGTAGTGGGGGCTGGGGGAAGCGGGGGCGGATTCCCTATTTCAAAAATTCTATTTGCAAGTCCCAGCATATCTGCTCGTAGGTATGTTTGCTGAGTATTAACAACGTTATCAATTTCGTCATCTCCATCAAAGATAGGAAAACCCGTTTCTCTGAGCCATGTGCGAAATTCAACAGGTGCAATCGGACGATTAAGTTCTTGCTGTCCTAGTTGCTGTGCTAAAACTGCCATTCCAGCAATATGTGGTGCAGCCATACTAGTACCACTTTTTCCTTGAAAAGTTGTATTATTAGGACCTATTACATTGATATTAGGGTTATCTACAGCACCTCTGATTGAAGATCCAGGTGCAAAGATATCAATCAGGGTAGCATGACGCTGAGAATAAGGAGTAATTTGGTCAGGTGCAGTAGTTAGAGCAGTTCCTCCTAAATTAGCGTCATTAATACCATCTCCGTCAAGATCAATCGGTCTGATACCAAAATTGTTCCCAATATTACTATCGAAAACGGCTCCGACCGCAACCGTATTAAGCTCAGCAGCTGGATACGCTACACCAGGAGTAAATTGTTCGCCAGAATCTATTATTCCATTATCATTTTGATCTGCATTATCAAAATAACTATTTCCTGATGCTGCAACTACAATAATATTATTAGCAGCTAATTTTTCTATTTCGTCATTGTATGGACCCTCCTCAAAATCACCATAATTATCCCGACCAAGAGATAGGTTTACACTAGCAATATTGTTGGGATTTCTTCTTACTACTACTTCTTCTACTACCCATTGTAAAGCTTGTTCGACATTTGCAGAGATACCAATAGGATCATTAGGATCTCCAGAGGGAAGAAACACTTTAAGAGGAATAATGTTGACATTAGGCGCAACAGCAGCAGCAATACTAGCAACATGAGTGCCATGAGATCCTGTAATCGAACCATTGTTATTAATATTTGTAATATCTTGAAGATTATTATTATCAGCAGCAAA is from Crocosphaera subtropica ATCC 51142 and encodes:
- a CDS encoding S8 family serine peptidase; the protein is MMFDSGVFTVEDTGIVNVDFLDDGSKYEGQLGIFSLSEMEQIDINSAAFIQEAARRVISNSELGHIVISDRTEGARFTDLLGDHEKKDWNRGQYEGKKSFDMLAGDQFGVMLVPQGTFDSLLNYPDYIGAKSPLFSMTSVDPSDGFPSGKIADLGADGQTFAMEDSYYPDYDFNDLIFRIEGATGTAISVEEVMAADRDWRMDESVQELVKEIVEPVDLAGNTPDEARKTFASTAGKVYRGYLDGMDTEDYHAFSLGMSNEFTFTLDGLRGDANVEVLDLDGNIVHSSSNSGTLAESVSGTIDAGAYRLRVFSVDGTSTAYQLNLSVTPTIEGITTTGSEERVYVQTNESLPLIGMNNFQNDARFLGIDGNGFSTVIIDSGIDLDHVAFGPDINGDGVSDQIITGLPGQIDFAADNNNLQDITNINNNGSITGSHGTHVASIAAAVAPNVNIIPLKVFLPSGDPNDPIGISANVEQALQWVVEEVVVRRNPNNIASVNLSLGRDNYGDFEEGPYNDEIEKLAANNIIVVAASGNSYFDNADQNDNGIIDSGEQFTPGVAYPAAELNTVAVGAVFDSNIGNNFGIRPIDLDGDGINDANLGGTALTTAPDQITPYSQRHATLIDIFAPGSSIRGAVDNPNINVIGPNNTTFQGKSGTSMAAPHIAGMAVLAQQLGQQELNRPIAPVEFRTWLRETGFPIFDGDDEIDNVVNTQQTYLRADMLGLANRIFEIGNPPPLPPAPTTWVTVTVNRVKGDFDPGKERRLGRGLRRGDSDFYTVLSIDNQPEWRSPTKVGSNDYIPPDWQLIRFTENPIVPITIRLYDQDKGPFNPDDHIDIDWRSGDKDLHLTYNWLTGEITGDLNGFQGEQIYASGGGDSQVGEIWFTISQIAF
- a CDS encoding NF041680 family putative transposase, with product MNNNIKKLQKFRNDTYNLLGFAKDSTYDLMDAVLTTKTAYSLADFSLSPLFRRQWSSTYESLQDCRPNRSKLMKRYLKEIPINDSLYVTLAIDHTANPRLDSPTLKDRGYHHSPKNFQKVTEGHNYSTIAWIPEDSRSWALPLRHERITSFETPISKATWQLKQVRRSVNYPILALLDSEYGNASWVNQTVDVEVDCLIRIRSNCCLYGAPGQYSGRGRPRKHGDKFKLNDKLTWWDATEIVELNDDKLGKIKVRKWSQLHFLKSSSVNMTLILVERLETNKKGSLQKPLWLVFIGKQKLDILPLELLWKKYLRRFTVDHWYRFIKQRLHWTLPALSTPHQCERWSDLMPLITWQLWLAKDLVEEKYLPWQKPQKNLSPGRVAQSMFGLLVEIGTPARTPKPRGKSPGWESGQVRTKRTRYPVIKKRKSPDKKAKKKKT